CGCCGGCCGATACCCACACCAGCTCTCAGGCGGCGAGCAACAGCGGGTTGCACTCATCCGCGCGCTGTTGATGGATCCGGACCTCATCCTGGCTGATGAGGCGATTTCGGCACTCGACGTCTCGTTGCGCGTTGAAATGATGGATCTCATGCTCGAGTTACAGGAGCAGTTCGATACGTCGTTCGTCGCCGTGTCACACGACCTCTCGAACGCACGGTACTTCGCCTCACACGGCGATGGCCGGATCGGTGTGATGTATCTCGGTCGACTCGTCGAAGTCGGGCCGCCAGAGCAGATCATCAACAACCCGAAACACCCCTACACGAAGGTGCTTCGCTGGGCCACGCCGGACTTGCGGGCGGGTGCCGACGGTGGCGAGCCGCCGGTTCGAAAAATCGACATTCCGGACCCGAAGAATCCGCCAGCAGGCTGTCGATTCCACACGCGCTGCCCGAAAGCGCGTGAGGCGTGTCGTGGCGATACACAGCCACCGGCGTATCAGCTCAGCTCAGATCACAAGGTTGCGTGCTTCAGAGAGGATGACGGCCACGAGTACTGGTCGAGCAGTCCACTTCCGGGAACGGACGACGACCCCGACTCGACCGAGTCAGATGCTGCGTCATCCGTTTTGGACTGAGCACCAACGCGGCTAACTCGTTTGGCAGTGCCGGTACGAAGACTGGCATGTTGGTGCATATAATTTACTATTTTTAGAGTAAAAACTAATGTTTTATGTACTGGCTGCTGTAAGAGGGCGGTATGACCGAGCGAATCGAGTGTGATTCGAACGCGGAGACTGTCGCAGCGTTGCGATCCGAGCTGACGCTTTCGGAGAAAGTCGGGCAACTCGTTGGCACGTTTGTCGGGTCGATGGGTGATCGAGACATCTCTGTTGCTGATGCAAAATCGGAGGTCGTCGAAGACAACGTTGGCACCGTCGCGGCGTTTGGCATCGGTGTTTCTCGATATCACGACGCAGAACGCGTCGCCGAAATCGCGAACGAACTCCAGCGAACAGCACTCGAGGAGACCAGTCACGGAATCCCGCTCCTGTTGCCCGTTGATGCAGTTCACGGGCACGCGTACATTCACGACGCAACGGTGTTCCCTCACGGCCTCGGCGTCGCCGCAACGCGACATCCTGCGTATGCGCGGACGGCTGGCGAGATTACGGCGACTGAGATGCGAGCGACGGGTGCGAACGTGAACTATGGGCCAACGTCCGACGTGGCTCGAGACCAGCGTTGGGGACGAACGTTCGAAACGTACGGCGAGAGTCCGCTTCTGTGCGGGCGCTTCAGCGCGGCGGCGATTTCCGGGCTGGAATCGACGACTGACAGCCCGCGAGTCGCGGCGACGGCAAAACACTTCCCGGCCTACGGTGACTCGGCTGGTGGCGAAGACGCCGCCGTCGTGGACCGCTCGAGTACCACCATGTACAGTCAACTGCTCGCGCCGTTCGAGGACGCACTCGAGGAAGATCCCTCCATCGTGATGCCGTGTTACAACTCGATTGATGGCGAACCAGCCCACGGCTCGCGGCGGTATCTCACCGAACTGCTTCGTGAACGACTCGGCTTCGACGGGGTCGTCGTCTCCGACTGGGGCGGCGTCGATCATCTCCACGAAGACCACCGGGTGACAGCCTCCCAGCGCGGGTCGGCGAAACGGGCCGTCCAGGCCGGTCTCGATCAGGTCTCGGTTGGCCATGGCGAGTACGCTGCTCACCTCGAGTCGCTCGTTGAGGCGGGCGAACTCTCCGAAGAACGCATTGACGAAGCCGTCGACCGCATCCTCGCGCTGAAAGTCGATCTCGGATTGTTCGACGATCCGTTCGTCGACCACGAGCGAACGAGCGAGATCATTGGCCGGGACGATCACCGCGAGGCAGCCTACGAGACGGCCAAAGACTCCCAGACGCTCTTGAAAAACGAGGACGACCTGCTCCCGCTGTCGCCATCGCTCGAGTCAATCCTCGTTGCCGGACCGAACGCCGACTCGCTGCGCCACCAGTACGGCGGCTGGAGTGTCAAGCATCCAGAGGCGGACTCTGGAACGACCGTTCTCGAGGGCGTTCGAGACCGCGTCAGCGAGTCGACGACGGTTCGGTACGAACAGGGCGCGACGATGACCGAATCAGTCGATCCCGATGCGGTCAAATCCGCGGCGGCTGACTCGGACGTCGCTGTCGTCGTCTGTGGCGAGAACTGGTACTTCCATGAGTTCGGCCCGAACCAACTGGTCGGCGAGACTGGCGAGTTCCCGACGCGCTCGCAACTCGAGTTGCCACCCGCACAGCGGGAATTGCTCGAGACAGTTCACGCGACGGGGACGCCGACTGTTCTAGTGACCATCACGGGCCGTCCGCTCGCGATTTCGTGGGCCGACGAGCACATTCCAGCGATTCTCCAGTCGTACTACCCAGGCAGCGAGGGTGGCCGCGCTGTCGCGGACGTCCTGTTCGGCAAGCACAACCCCGCAGGCCGGCTTCCGATCAGCGTTCCACGGTCGGCCGAGCAGTTGCCCTCGAGATTTAATTACTACGCACACCCGACCCCAATCGGCGACGACGAGCATCCCGACACGTACGATCCACTGTACGAGTTCGGTCACGGTGAGAGCTACACCACCTTCGAGTGCTCGACCCTCGAGGTCGACGCCGACGAAATCGGGCCTGCCGAGTCCGTTCGGGCGACGATCACCGTCGAGAACACTGGCGACCGCGCCGGCGCTCGCGCGCTCGATTTCTTCCTGCGCGACGAGGTGAGTTCCATCGTCCGCCCAGTTCGTGAACACGTCGCCTTTACGCGTGTCTCGCTCGAGCCAGGCGAGTCGACGACCGTGTCGGTGACGATTCCGAACGCTGCACTCGCCGTGACCGACTCTCGAGGCCGCCGAACTGTCGAATCCGGGGCGTTCGAACTGACCTGCGAGGACTGTTCGACGACGTTCGAGGTTCGGTAGGGTCAGGCGCTGGTTCCAGAGACTGTCGCGCCGTATTTAAGGTTCGAAATCTGGGTTTCTCGTTTGTTGATGACCGGCAGCCAGTACAGAGTGACTGCGCTCGATTCGATTACACATGTGTATAGTATAATACTATGAATTTTGTTATATATTCCCCACTCGAGTCTGCCTTTGAGAGACAATAACGCGGGAAATCCGATTTAGACGGCCAGATGGGTGCATATACTGTTTCAGCGTAGATACCAACGGATTCTCTTTCAGGACGCGATATTTGGCTTTTTATTGTCTCTTATTCAGATTTCCACGCTCTCACTCGATGAGCGCATATTATATATGTTTCCTGTCTATTTCTATCTCCAATATGTATTTTGGTATGTTTATTTCACTCTCGAGCAGTCACGGCCACTGATAACTACTGAACGTGTGAAGCCGGGCGACTATAGCGGGGGAGTCGGCTAGTCGAGCGTACGACGAATGGGACGAAAGTACGTCCGCGACCTGCGGTGGGGGTGGCAGTGTCCGCGCTGTGAAACCGATGTGCCGGTCTCGAGAGATCCGTCGACGGAGACGTTCCGGTGGGAGTGTCCAACCGAGTCGTGTTTGTCGGTCGGATTTGGCTTTTCATCGCGGCGAAAGGCCCGGATTGCACTCCGTGAATATCACGAGCGGTATCAAGAAATATATCGATGAATGTCGATTTATCCCCCGTAGAGCGGTGCTGTAGCCGCTGACGTGTCTGTCGGCGCTGTCATCGCAGCCGGTGCGGATTCGCTCGACTCGGTGGTTGTCTCGTTCGACCCTGTGTCGGTCTCCTCGATCACGTATCGCTGGCCGAACATCGGATCGAGGAGGCTATCGACTTCGCCGCGGTCGTCTCGCAAGACAGGCGCGTCGTCGGTGTCAGGAGCCGCCATCCGATTGTCGATTGCAGCCGAGAGGTCCACGCTGAGGTCGCGCTCGTCGTTTCGCTCGACGAGGTCTGCAACCGAGAGGTCTCGTGGCTCGTTCGAGGCGACGATTTGAATATTCTGGATGGCACTCGAGTCCGAGGTCCGGAAGCTCTCGAGGTCGTCGAACGACGCCTCCATCGTTCGATACTGGGCGTGATAGAACTCGGCGGCAGCGCCACTCGGTGCGGCGATGACGTTCGCATGGAGCATGCCGTTGTCGGCCAGCCGATCCGACGCGAGGTCCATGAACTCCTCGGTCGTGAGGTGGAACGGAACCTGATCCTGTTTGTAGGCGTCGAGGACGATCAGGTCGTAAGTCTCATCAGTTCGCTCGAGGAACTGGCGGCCGTCTTCGGTGTAGACGGTCACGTCGTCGCGCTCGAGGCCGAAGTACTCCTCAGCAGCATCGGTGACGTCGGGATCGAGTTCGACGACGTCGATGTCAGCGTCGTACTGTTCTGCGAAGTCCTGCGGGCCGGTGTAGCCACCGCCGCCGATGAACAACACGCGGTCGACGTCATCCACGCCGTCGGCCATGAGCATCGGCAGGTGGAAGTACTTCGTGTAGGTGAAGACGTGGCGATCAGGGTCCTCGAGGTCAATCGCGCTGTGGCGAGCGCCGTCTAAGTACATTGTTCGTTCGCTTCCGCTGTCGACGATCTCGAGTTGCTGGTGGGCAGTGCCGGTTTCGTAGACGATGTCGCCGCGGTGGTCGAAATCGACGGGTGCGCCGCCGGCCGCGCCGACGAGCAACAGGACGACAATCACGCTCGCAACGGTTGGCTTTCGTGGCGGTGTCGGGCCGGTGAGTGCGAGTGCCGTTCCGACGAGGATGAGGCCGAACAGCAGTCCGATCTGGCTGACGGTAAGGACGGGAATCAGGAAGAACGTCGTCGCACCCGAGCCGATGATGCTGCCAATCGTTCCGAGTGCGTAGACGTGGCCGGAGGCCTCGCCGGTTCCCTCTTTTGTCGAGAGTTCGGCCGCGTAGGGGCTGATAAAGCCAAGCAGGTACGTCGGTGGGCCAAACAGGACGATGACCGCCGGGAGCGAGGCGTATCGCGGCGGCAGCGCCAGCACTGACGTATGTGTCAGCAACAGATCGCTCGCGTAGATGACGACGCCGATGTAGACCGCGGTTCCGAGCATCAGCCAGGACATTTCTCGGTTCGTGGCGAACGCCGCTCGTTTCCCACCTTGCCAGTAGCCAAGACTCAACGCCGCAAGACAGACCGTCAAAATGCCGCCGACGGTGTAAATATGGCTGCCGAACTGCGGCGCGACGATCCGGACCGCAAGGATCTCGAGGCCCATACTGGTGATTCCCGAGACGAATACCGCGAGTTCCGGCTTCGTCGGCCGGTACGCAACGGCACTCCGTATATCCATCACCTGTGTGAAACCGGTCCGGCGCTGAGTACTTGTCGCCTCGAGACGCACTGACCGGTCCTCTCTGTCCGCTGGACGCCGCGACCGCCTCACCTGGGGTCGTTAGTTCGTTGTAATAATTTCGATGACGTCACGGGATTCGACTTCGTAGTCCTTGCCGAGTTGGCGGTTCGACCGACAGTCAATGGCGTGGAGGAAGCCGTCGCCGATATCGGAGTGGAGGCTGTACGCGAAGTCCTCTGCGGTCGAGTTCGGCGGGATCAGATAACAATCCGGCAGGACTTCACCGCGTTCGTTCCCCAGTCCGTTTGCGCCGCCGGGGAACACCGGCGTCACGCCGAGGACGTCGAACAGCGCGGTCTCGAGGGCTGCCTGAACGCCCGTTGCGCCGTATTCCGAGAGGAAGTCCCGAATCTGCTCGAGGCCTTGTTCTTGCTCGCCTGAAACGTCACCCGAGATATCGAAGTCCGAATCGCCGGGTCGGTAGTCGAGGACGCCGGCTTTGTCGGCCGACTTCAGGGCTTTCTCGGCGTGGGCGCTACAGGGGACAATCGTCAGGTGCTCGTACGCCGGATCGGTCGTGATCTCCTCGTAGTTTTCCTGCGCTTCGGGCGTGTCCATCTTGTTCGCCGCGATGACCATCGGCTTGGTCTCCTTGCGGATCTCGCGGGCCAACTCGAGTCGGTCGTCGTCGTCCCATTCTTCGGGATCGAAGCCGATGTCAACGCGGCGGATCAGGAGTTTGATCTCGTCTTCGTTCGTTTTGAACGCGCTCATCTGCTCGGCGAGTTCCTCCTCAATGGCGTCGTCCTCGGTGGTGTAGCCCGACTCGTAGCGGTTGATCCCCTTTTTGAGGACATCGAGATACCACTGATCGAGTTCTTCCTCTAAGAAGGCGATATCGTCGCGTGGGTCGTGGCCCTCCGTGGCTTCGCCCTCGAGGTCGGTTTTCCCGGAGAAGTCGACGACGTGGACGAGGACGTCGGTTTCGTTCAGGTCGGAGAGGAACTGGTTGCCAAGGCCAGCGCCCTCGTGTGCGCCGGGGATGAGTCCGGCGACGTCGACGAGTTTCGTCGGGACGAATCTGGTGCCGTGGTCGCAGTAGCCGACGTTCGGGGTGCACTCCTCGTCGAACTCGGGGGCGGCACAGTCGACGCGGACGTACGCCTCGCCGACGCTTGGGTCAATGGTCGTGAACGGGTAGGCCCCTTCGGGGACGTCGTTCATCGTCGCGGCGTTGAAAAAGGATGACTTGCCGACAGAGGGTTTGCCGACGAGTCCGATCCGGTAACTCTGACTCATTATCCCGTCTGCGCGAGCGGCACCTAAACGGGTTTCTCTCCGCTTCCACAATGGTATGAATTCACACAACAGGGGAGTCAGGAGGGCACTCGAGTACTGAATCGAAGAACCGGGCCGAAAAGGACGCGACAGCAGAGGCGTCGCCGACCGCGACGCTACTCGGTGCTACTGGAGATCGCTCGCCAGCTCCAGCCGGCAAGCCCGAGCCAGACGAGCACGAGCACGCCGAACATGCCCCACTGCTGGGTCTGAGTCTCCGCAACGGGGGCGAAAATACTCACCAGCCCAGTCGCTTGCATCAACGCGATTGCGACGAGCAGGAGCCCAAAAATCGAGACGGCGGCGATCCCGAGCCAGTTTCTGGCCATCCACTGTCCCTCGCGCTCGGCCTCCTGCGTATCAGTAGTCGGCGTCTCCGTCGGCTCTTGGTCGGGACTGGACATGCTATGTCCTACAACAGACATCCGGGAAACGATTGCACCTGCAACTTCCGGCCACGGTATTCGTCCGTCTCACTCCTCGAGGACGGCCCCCAGCGCGTCCATCGTCTCGTCGACCCGCTCGAGGCGAGCGTTGTGTCCCATGTGACCAACTCGAAGGATGTCCTCGGCTTGGTCGCCGAGGCCGGTCGCGAGGACGATATCGTGCTCGTCGCGCATCACTTCCTGTAGCTCCACAGCGCGACCGTCGACCTCGAGTGCGGTGACGGTCGGCGAGGCGGCTGACTCGGTCGCATACGTCTCGAGGCCGATTTCCGCGGCGCGGTCGCGACACCGCGTTGCAGCCGCTTCGTGGCGCTCGAAGATGGTCTCGAGGCCCTCCTCGAGCAGCAGGTCGGTCGCGGTCTCGAGGCCGGTGACGTTCGCCGAGAGATGCGTGTAGGGGAACCACTCGTCGTCGGCCGCGGTCCGCCAGGGCTCGAGATTCGTATAGAGCGAGTTGGTCTCGGTGGCCTCGATACGGTCCCACGCGCGCTCGCTGATCGCACAGGTCGTCAGCCCCGGCGGCGCGCTGACACACTTCTGGCTCGCACCGAGACAGATGTCGATCCGATCCGTCGGGACCGGTGTGCCACCGAGCGAGGAGACAGCATCCACAATCGAGAGCACATCGTGGTCCTCGAGCACGTCCAGAATCGGCTCGAGGTCGTTTAACGTCCCGGTCGGCGTCTCGCAGTGGACCATCGTCGCCACGTCGATGGGGTCGCCGGTATCCGCCGCACGCTCGAGTTCGGCTGCGACGGCGTCGGGGTCGAGCGTCTCTCGCCACGACGACTCACACATGAGTGCCTCGCCGCCGTAGTCCTCGACGAATTCGCCGAACCCATCGCCGTAGAGTCCGTTCGAGAGACACAGAACGCGGTCGCCCGGCGAGAGCACCGACGCGATTGCAGCCTCGAGACCGAGAATGCCCTCACCGCCGAGGACGACGATATCCCGGTCGGTGTCGGGGTCGGAACTCGAGCCCTGCGGCTGGTCGGTGCTCGCTCCCGCGGCGTAGATTTGCTCGAGGTTGTCGGTCAGCGAGCGATAGATGTCGAAGAACTCGGGTTCGACGTCAGGGTTCGGCGTCGGCTCGGCCATTCGCTCTCGGACGGCGGCCGGGACGGCAGTCGGACCGGGAGTCATTCGGAGTCGGTCGTCGGTCATGGGCGCTACTCGGGGAGCCGTGGCGTTAAATCCCGACCTTCTCGCGTTTTGTGCGGAGGGTTCCACGAACGAACGGCGTCGCGGGAAACACGCCGAACGCGAGGCGTTCGATCTCGTCGACTGCGAATGCCTCGTGGCCGGCGAACAGCGAGACGGTGTCGCGATTCAGCTGACAGCCCCCAGCAGCGCGCTTCCAGACCGGGTTCAACACGTTCTGACCAGTCCCACGCCAGCCATCAGCCCGGACGTGCTCGAGGAATCGAAACTCACCGCCGGGGCGAAGCACGCGGGTGACTTCCGAGAGCGCGGCTTCGGGGTCTTGAACGGTACAGAAGACCATCCCGGAGATCACCACGTCGAAGGAATCGTCAGGGTAGGGAAGCGACTCGGCGCGGGCATCTCGCAGGTCCACCGCGAGTTCGGCGTCTCGAGCCGCTGTCACTGCCCGCTTGCGCATATGTGGGTCCGGCTCGATTGCGTGATACTCGAGTGTGTCAGTCGCTGCTCCCTCGGCGACGAAGGGAAACATCGCGCCGTTTCCGGCCCCGATCTCGAGGACGCGACCGGCTAGCCCGTTGGCGAGATACTCGCGGTGAGGGCCGAGCAACAGTCGCTGGGGAAGCCAGTCGTAGAGTGTGGCGAATCGGGGATGGGCGATGTCGTGGTCGGAATCGCCGTCGTGATCGGACCGGCTCGATCTGGTGGGTGCCGTCATAGTGCAAGTAACGGGAGAGAGGCAGGTAATCGTTTGCTCGGACTCAGCGAATCGTCTTCGGAATCCGCTCGAGGACGTCCGTCGCGACGACACCGGGACCGTAGTCGGCCGTCGCCAGTTCGCCGCTCTTACCGAGAATCCAGGCGGCCAGCTCCGCGGCCTCTTGACGGTCCAGTCCCTGCCCGAGCAGCGACGCCGTGATCCCGGCGAGCGTATCGCCCGTTCCGGCGACGGACAGCGCCGACGTTCCCGTCTCGTTCTCGAGGCGCTCGCCGTCGGCGACGATTTCGTCGACCGCGCCGGTCAGTGTGATGACCGCCCCTGTCTCCTCGGTGAACGTCTCGAGCGAGCCGTAGGCGTCGTAGATCGGGCCGTCTTCGGAGCCACTGGGCGTCAGAACGGCATTCGAGAGGTCGGCCTCGAGTGCGGGTTCGATTGCGAGTGCATCGACAACGACGGGACCCTCGAGCGTGTCAATCGCCTCGCAGATGGCGTCAGTGTCGGCGTCGACCAGTCCGGGGCCGATGACGAGCGCGTCGGCCCACTTGTCGAGGTCAGTGATGCGCTCGGTTGTCTCCGCGGTAAACGTCGTGCCCGCATAAGAACTCACGAGCAGGTTCGGTGAGTGACTCGCGACGATCTCGTAGATGTGCTCTGTCACCAGCGTCCGGACGTGGTCCGAGCCGGTTCGAAGCGCTGCCAGGCCGACGATGGCTGGCTGATTCGGGTAGTCGACACTGCCGCCGACGACGGCGACCCGGCCGTTGTCCGTCCCGGTCGCCTCGGAGACGTTCGAGAGTGTCCGCTGGAGTCGTCCCATACTCCCGGTGGCGGCGCGAGCCTGGTAGTTATTTGGCAGGCGTGGTCGTGCCGGTTGTCCACTGGTTCGCTGGTTCAGCCGTCATGTGCTACGTCACCATGTTACAGCTGGAGTTCGTCTAGGCAGCTATGTTCGACGATAGAACTGATGCCGGAACCCAACTCGGTGCGGATCTCAAGCGCCGCGGTGTCGAAGCCGATCTCGTCCTCGCGATCCCTCGCGGGGCGCTCCCCGTGGCACGACCGGTTGCGGACGCACTCGAGGCAGACCTCGACGTCGTCGTCGCACGGAAACTCGGCGCACCGGGCAATCCCGAACTGGCACTGGGCGCGGTCGCAAGCGACGGCAGTGTCTGGTACAACGACGACCTCATCGACCGACTCGGTGTCGACGACGAGACACTCGAGGCGATCCGAACGCGAGAAGCAGCGGCTGCTGCAGACAAACTCGAGACTTATCGTGACGAGTCCGGTGGTCCCACACTCGAGGGACAGCGCGTGCTCGTCGTCGATGACGGGGTTGCAACGGGAGCCACTGCAAGAGCGTGTCTGGAACAGGCTCGAAATGCAGATGCTGCGGCCGTTTCCCTGGCCGTGCCTGTCGGGCCACCGCAAGCGATAGCGGACCTCGAGGCGCTGGCTGATGCGGTGTACGCGCTTCGGGAGCCAGCCGACTTTCGGGCTGTCGGACAGTGGTACCGGGAGTTCGGCCAGGTCTCTGATGAGACTGCGATGGAGTACCTATCGTGACCGCCTCGAGTTCAGACGCCGTAGGTCTGGCCAATATCTGAATCGACGACCACGACCTCGTCGAACTCGAACCGTGCGCCTCCTGCCGCGCTGGCTGTTGCGCTAACGGTCCAGCCGTGGGCCTCGGCGATATCATGAACGATTGCCAGCCCGAAGCCCGTCCCGGTGCTCGCTGTCGTATAGCCGCGTTCGAACAGCATCTCCGTCTCGGCAGTCTCGGGAAAGCCAACACCGTCATCGACGACTGCAAAGCCGTTTCCAGTCCACTCGAGGCGGACGGTCAGCGGTGGGTCTGTGGCTGGCGCTGTCTCACCGGCGTCGTCGGAACGCTCGCCGTCGGTACCAGCACGCGCGGTCGACTGCGACTCCGGAATCCCGTGATCGACAGCGTTTCGGAACAGATTCTCGAGCAGGCGCTGGAGACGCTCGGGATCGGCATAGACTCGCCGTGTTGTCCCGACCTCGAGAGCGGCGTCGGCCGTCTCGACGGTGTCCCAGGCCTGTCTGGCGACGGCGCGCAAGTCGACTGGCTCCGGTGACTCGACGGACCGGCCCTGTAAGACGAACTCTCGAATTTCGTCGATTAGCCGGCTAATTCGCTCGAGCGAGCGCTCACAGGCTTCGATGGCCTCGCGGTCGTACTCCGTCTGCAAGACGTCAAGATAGCCCTGTGCGACGTTGACGGGGTTGCGAAGGTCGTGTGTCAACACCTCGGCGAACTCCGTGAGGCGCTCGTTGTGGCGCTCGAGTTCCTTGCGAGAGGTCACCCGGTCAGTGATATCGAGCGTGACGCCGACGACGCCGGCAACGCGGCCGTCCGTATCGTACCACGGTGCTTTCGTCGTCGCCGTATACAGTTCCTCGCCGGTGCCCGTTCTGGCAGCCTCGAGTCGGTCCGTAATCGTCGCTTCGCCGTCGATCACTCGGCGGTCGTCTGCGAGTGCCTCCTCGGCAAACGCCGTCGCGTAGAGGTCGAAATCCGTCTTGCCAACGATGTCCTCGGCGTGTGGATGAACCTTCCCCTCGCTGTTCTTGATGAACGCCTCGGGGTTGTTTCGCGTCATGTAGTCACTGACTCGGACGTGTCGACTCGCCCGATCCTTGAAGTAAATCGACAGCGGCAGGTTCTCGAGCAACGACTCGAGCATCGCCGCCTCGCGTTCCAGAGACTCGATCTGCCGTGCCCGTTCGGTATCCTCGATGACGGTTCCGACGAGTTCGTCGCCCGCGGGTCGCCACTGGATGTGAAACGTTCGGCGCTCGCCATCCCGACCTGCAATCGAAAACCGCATCTCCCGTGGCTGATCGAGCGTTGCCAATTCGTCTGCGACCTGCTCACGATGGGATGGCGTGACCAACTCGGTGAACGACCGCCCCTCGAGTGCGCTGGCGTCAGTTCCGAACAGTCGCGCGAGCGATGGCGTCGCGTAGGTGATGACGCCATCACGGACGAGACAGTGCCCGGCCCCACCAGCCGACGCCACGCGCTGTGCGCCTCGAGTGCGGTGATACTGATCGACGGCTGTGCGACACTCGTCGACGACCGTCTCGGGCGATTCAGTTCGGCGAACATAGGCCGTCGCGTCCACCTCGAACAGCGCCGCACCGACCGCGTCCTGTGGCTGCTCGCCAACGACGATCACGGGACACGCGTGCTCACGCGCCCGAACAGCCGCACAGACCTCGAGTCCGGTTTCATCCGGCAGATCGTATGCCGTGACGACGCCATCGAATCGCCCGTCTTCGAACCGGGCGATTGCCGCTGCGGCGTCGGGTACCGCCTCGAGTGTGAACTCAGTGGCAAGGTGCCGCTGGTGCTGTGATCGC
The Natronolimnobius baerhuensis DNA segment above includes these coding regions:
- a CDS encoding ABC transporter ATP-binding protein, whose protein sequence is MTNETLVSLENVEVHFEEEKGLFDFGDPDVVRAVDGVSLDIEENDVVALVGESGCGKTTLGKTSIGLQRPTGGSVRYRGQDIWDAKDGRGDVDTPYDEIRRSLQIIHQDPGSSLNPNRRVMKILEAPLKRWQEEMSAGDRRREVLEMLERVGMTPPNDYAGRYPHQLSGGEQQRVALIRALLMDPDLILADEAISALDVSLRVEMMDLMLELQEQFDTSFVAVSHDLSNARYFASHGDGRIGVMYLGRLVEVGPPEQIINNPKHPYTKVLRWATPDLRAGADGGEPPVRKIDIPDPKNPPAGCRFHTRCPKAREACRGDTQPPAYQLSSDHKVACFREDDGHEYWSSSPLPGTDDDPDSTESDAASSVLD
- a CDS encoding glycoside hydrolase family 3 N-terminal domain-containing protein, encoding MTERIECDSNAETVAALRSELTLSEKVGQLVGTFVGSMGDRDISVADAKSEVVEDNVGTVAAFGIGVSRYHDAERVAEIANELQRTALEETSHGIPLLLPVDAVHGHAYIHDATVFPHGLGVAATRHPAYARTAGEITATEMRATGANVNYGPTSDVARDQRWGRTFETYGESPLLCGRFSAAAISGLESTTDSPRVAATAKHFPAYGDSAGGEDAAVVDRSSTTMYSQLLAPFEDALEEDPSIVMPCYNSIDGEPAHGSRRYLTELLRERLGFDGVVVSDWGGVDHLHEDHRVTASQRGSAKRAVQAGLDQVSVGHGEYAAHLESLVEAGELSEERIDEAVDRILALKVDLGLFDDPFVDHERTSEIIGRDDHREAAYETAKDSQTLLKNEDDLLPLSPSLESILVAGPNADSLRHQYGGWSVKHPEADSGTTVLEGVRDRVSESTTVRYEQGATMTESVDPDAVKSAAADSDVAVVVCGENWYFHEFGPNQLVGETGEFPTRSQLELPPAQRELLETVHATGTPTVLVTITGRPLAISWADEHIPAILQSYYPGSEGGRAVADVLFGKHNPAGRLPISVPRSAEQLPSRFNYYAHPTPIGDDEHPDTYDPLYEFGHGESYTTFECSTLEVDADEIGPAESVRATITVENTGDRAGARALDFFLRDEVSSIVRPVREHVAFTRVSLEPGESTTVSVTIPNAALAVTDSRGRRTVESGAFELTCEDCSTTFEVR
- a CDS encoding spermidine synthase; the protein is MDIRSAVAYRPTKPELAVFVSGITSMGLEILAVRIVAPQFGSHIYTVGGILTVCLAALSLGYWQGGKRAAFATNREMSWLMLGTAVYIGVVIYASDLLLTHTSVLALPPRYASLPAVIVLFGPPTYLLGFISPYAAELSTKEGTGEASGHVYALGTIGSIIGSGATTFFLIPVLTVSQIGLLFGLILVGTALALTGPTPPRKPTVASVIVVLLLVGAAGGAPVDFDHRGDIVYETGTAHQQLEIVDSGSERTMYLDGARHSAIDLEDPDRHVFTYTKYFHLPMLMADGVDDVDRVLFIGGGGYTGPQDFAEQYDADIDVVELDPDVTDAAEEYFGLERDDVTVYTEDGRQFLERTDETYDLIVLDAYKQDQVPFHLTTEEFMDLASDRLADNGMLHANVIAAPSGAAAEFYHAQYRTMEASFDDLESFRTSDSSAIQNIQIVASNEPRDLSVADLVERNDERDLSVDLSAAIDNRMAAPDTDDAPVLRDDRGEVDSLLDPMFGQRYVIEETDTGSNETTTESSESAPAAMTAPTDTSAATAPLYGG
- a CDS encoding redox-regulated ATPase YchF, whose protein sequence is MSQSYRIGLVGKPSVGKSSFFNAATMNDVPEGAYPFTTIDPSVGEAYVRVDCAAPEFDEECTPNVGYCDHGTRFVPTKLVDVAGLIPGAHEGAGLGNQFLSDLNETDVLVHVVDFSGKTDLEGEATEGHDPRDDIAFLEEELDQWYLDVLKKGINRYESGYTTEDDAIEEELAEQMSAFKTNEDEIKLLIRRVDIGFDPEEWDDDDRLELAREIRKETKPMVIAANKMDTPEAQENYEEITTDPAYEHLTIVPCSAHAEKALKSADKAGVLDYRPGDSDFDISGDVSGEQEQGLEQIRDFLSEYGATGVQAALETALFDVLGVTPVFPGGANGLGNERGEVLPDCYLIPPNSTAEDFAYSLHSDIGDGFLHAIDCRSNRQLGKDYEVESRDVIEIITTN
- a CDS encoding pyridoxal-phosphate-dependent aminotransferase family protein; the protein is MTDDRLRMTPGPTAVPAAVRERMAEPTPNPDVEPEFFDIYRSLTDNLEQIYAAGASTDQPQGSSSDPDTDRDIVVLGGEGILGLEAAIASVLSPGDRVLCLSNGLYGDGFGEFVEDYGGEALMCESSWRETLDPDAVAAELERAADTGDPIDVATMVHCETPTGTLNDLEPILDVLEDHDVLSIVDAVSSLGGTPVPTDRIDICLGASQKCVSAPPGLTTCAISERAWDRIEATETNSLYTNLEPWRTAADDEWFPYTHLSANVTGLETATDLLLEEGLETIFERHEAAATRCRDRAAEIGLETYATESAASPTVTALEVDGRAVELQEVMRDEHDIVLATGLGDQAEDILRVGHMGHNARLERVDETMDALGAVLEE
- a CDS encoding class I SAM-dependent methyltransferase codes for the protein MTAPTRSSRSDHDGDSDHDIAHPRFATLYDWLPQRLLLGPHREYLANGLAGRVLEIGAGNGAMFPFVAEGAATDTLEYHAIEPDPHMRKRAVTAARDAELAVDLRDARAESLPYPDDSFDVVISGMVFCTVQDPEAALSEVTRVLRPGGEFRFLEHVRADGWRGTGQNVLNPVWKRAAGGCQLNRDTVSLFAGHEAFAVDEIERLAFGVFPATPFVRGTLRTKREKVGI
- a CDS encoding NAD(P)H-hydrate dehydratase, which encodes MGRLQRTLSNVSEATGTDNGRVAVVGGSVDYPNQPAIVGLAALRTGSDHVRTLVTEHIYEIVASHSPNLLVSSYAGTTFTAETTERITDLDKWADALVIGPGLVDADTDAICEAIDTLEGPVVVDALAIEPALEADLSNAVLTPSGSEDGPIYDAYGSLETFTEETGAVITLTGAVDEIVADGERLENETGTSALSVAGTGDTLAGITASLLGQGLDRQEAAELAAWILGKSGELATADYGPGVVATDVLERIPKTIR
- a CDS encoding phosphoribosyltransferase; amino-acid sequence: MFDDRTDAGTQLGADLKRRGVEADLVLAIPRGALPVARPVADALEADLDVVVARKLGAPGNPELALGAVASDGSVWYNDDLIDRLGVDDETLEAIRTREAAAAADKLETYRDESGGPTLEGQRVLVVDDGVATGATARACLEQARNADAAAVSLAVPVGPPQAIADLEALADAVYALREPADFRAVGQWYREFGQVSDETAMEYLS